A single Pseudomonas brassicacearum DNA region contains:
- the ihfB gene encoding integration host factor subunit beta, producing the protein MTKSELIERIVTHQGLLSSKDVELAIKTMLEQMSQCLATGDRIEIRGFGSFSLHYRAPRVGRNPKTGQSVSLDGKFVPHFKPGKELRDRVNEEEGDEL; encoded by the coding sequence ATGACGAAGTCGGAGTTGATCGAACGAATTGTCACCCATCAAGGGCTACTCTCATCCAAGGATGTGGAGCTGGCCATCAAGACCATGCTTGAACAAATGTCCCAGTGCCTGGCTACGGGAGATCGTATCGAAATCCGTGGTTTCGGCAGCTTTTCCCTGCATTACCGCGCTCCGCGGGTTGGGCGCAACCCCAAAACGGGTCAGTCCGTCAGTCTTGATGGGAAGTTCGTTCCTCATTTCAAACCAGGCAAAGAGCTTAGGGATCGTGTGAATGAGGAGGAGGGGGATGAGCTCTGA
- a CDS encoding lipopolysaccharide assembly protein LapA domain-containing protein: protein MRNFKRLALVVLALLVASAIVLFVLENNQPVALLFLGWSAPQLPVSVFVILALLAGMIVGPSLAWFLGMRRRPK from the coding sequence ATGCGGAACTTTAAACGCTTGGCCCTTGTCGTACTTGCGCTGCTCGTGGCTTCAGCTATCGTCCTGTTCGTGCTTGAAAACAACCAGCCAGTGGCACTGCTGTTTCTGGGCTGGTCAGCTCCGCAGCTTCCCGTTTCGGTTTTCGTGATCCTGGCGCTTCTCGCTGGTATGATAGTCGGGCCGTCGCTTGCGTGGTTCCTAGGGATGCGTAGACGGCCGAAGTAA
- a CDS encoding LPS O-antigen chain length determinant protein WzzB, translating into MQNNRIETPGANEIDLIALARGLWGQKWLILAVTLLVTAGAAAYAYLSKPVYEAKLFIMPPTQNGIAELNYGRGKSTELDLYSIKHVYDVFVRNLQSESLRQAFFNEVYLPSLDESERKGALDRLYERFSRELVTRGAGKGTADRYSVTVQGEDPVRATEWAKAYVARASEAAESELIKNVTAEAAVRARNLEQRIVGLRETAQRLREDRIQQLREALKIAEAIGLTSPSINSTAAVDITVETGNKMDYQRGSKALAAEVKALESRTSDDAFISDLRSLQMRYSFYRKLNIDPESISVYRQDGSVEVPQSPIKPRKALILLLGIIAGGVLGGFIALIRFAVVRGKKQQV; encoded by the coding sequence ATGCAAAATAACCGTATTGAAACCCCTGGCGCCAATGAGATCGATCTGATTGCGCTTGCGCGCGGGCTCTGGGGGCAAAAGTGGTTGATCCTTGCGGTCACCTTGTTGGTTACCGCGGGTGCAGCTGCTTATGCGTACCTCAGTAAGCCGGTTTATGAAGCCAAGCTTTTTATCATGCCACCCACTCAGAACGGTATTGCTGAGTTGAACTATGGTCGAGGGAAAAGCACTGAGCTGGATCTTTATTCCATCAAGCATGTTTATGATGTATTTGTCCGAAATTTACAAAGCGAATCTCTCCGGCAGGCTTTCTTTAATGAGGTTTATCTTCCTTCTCTTGATGAATCTGAACGAAAGGGCGCGCTCGATCGCTTGTATGAACGTTTTTCTCGAGAGTTAGTAACAAGGGGGGCAGGTAAAGGTACCGCGGACCGCTATTCGGTTACGGTCCAGGGTGAAGACCCCGTTCGAGCGACGGAATGGGCGAAAGCGTATGTGGCGCGCGCCAGTGAAGCCGCTGAGTCAGAGTTGATCAAGAACGTTACGGCTGAGGCTGCGGTAAGGGCGCGTAATCTGGAGCAGCGTATTGTCGGTTTGCGCGAAACTGCGCAGCGACTACGTGAGGATCGGATTCAGCAATTGCGCGAAGCATTGAAGATCGCCGAAGCAATCGGCCTCACCAGCCCGAGTATAAATTCCACGGCGGCTGTTGATATAACGGTAGAAACTGGCAATAAAATGGATTACCAGCGAGGCAGTAAAGCCTTGGCAGCGGAAGTGAAAGCGCTCGAGTCGAGAACTTCTGATGACGCCTTCATATCGGATTTGCGTTCGCTCCAAATGCGATACAGTTTTTACCGTAAGCTGAATATTGATCCGGAAAGCATTTCGGTTTATCGGCAAGACGGTAGCGTCGAGGTGCCGCAAAGCCCGATTAAACCAAGAAAGGCTTTGATATTGCTGCTGGGCATTATTGCTGGCGGGGTATTGGGTGGTTTTATAGCGTTAATTCGATTTGCAGTTGTTCGGGGTAAGAAACAGCAAGTGTAG
- the wbpA gene encoding UDP-N-acetyl-D-glucosamine 6-dehydrogenase translates to MSSIKQASVAKFKAKEAVIGIVGLGYVGLPLMLRYNAIGFKVIGLDIDSSKVELLNSGKSYIEHIPGEKIEVACRSGFEATTDFTRVPECDALILCVPTPLNKYREPDMSFVINTTDAIKPYLRAGQVVSLESTTYPGTTEEELLPRVQEKGLRVGENIFLVYSPEREDPGNPNFETRTIPKVIGGHTPECLEVGVALYEHAIDQVVQVSSTKAAEMTKLLENIHRAVNIGLVNEMKVVADRMGIDIFEVVDAAATKPFGFTAYYPGPGLGGHCIPIDPFYLTWKAREYGLHTRFIELSGEVNQAMPEYVLNKLMDGLNERGKPLKGSKVLVLGIAYKKNVDDMRESPSVEIMELIEAKGGVVGYSDPHVLKFPKMREHHFDLSSEPLTAEVLKAYDAVILATDHDRFDYELISQHAQLIIDSRGKYRAPQSNIIKA, encoded by the coding sequence ATGTCGAGCATAAAGCAGGCGAGCGTCGCCAAATTTAAAGCAAAAGAGGCCGTCATCGGTATCGTCGGTCTTGGGTACGTCGGCCTGCCTTTGATGCTGCGTTATAATGCGATTGGGTTTAAAGTCATTGGTCTCGATATCGATAGTTCAAAAGTTGAACTGCTGAATTCGGGAAAAAGTTACATTGAACACATTCCTGGCGAGAAAATCGAAGTCGCTTGCCGAAGTGGGTTTGAAGCCACTACCGATTTTACACGTGTACCTGAATGTGATGCGCTGATTCTCTGTGTACCAACACCGTTGAATAAATATCGCGAGCCCGATATGAGCTTCGTGATAAACACTACTGATGCGATAAAACCCTATCTAAGGGCGGGTCAGGTCGTTTCTCTTGAAAGTACGACTTACCCGGGTACCACAGAAGAGGAGCTGCTGCCGCGTGTCCAGGAGAAAGGATTGCGTGTTGGTGAGAACATCTTCCTGGTTTACTCTCCGGAGCGCGAAGATCCGGGCAATCCGAACTTTGAGACCCGTACCATTCCAAAGGTAATCGGCGGGCATACGCCGGAGTGTCTTGAGGTCGGTGTAGCTCTCTATGAGCATGCGATTGACCAAGTGGTACAGGTTAGTTCTACCAAAGCTGCTGAAATGACCAAACTGTTGGAAAATATCCACCGTGCGGTCAATATCGGCTTGGTGAATGAGATGAAAGTGGTCGCAGACCGCATGGGCATTGATATTTTCGAAGTAGTTGATGCCGCTGCAACCAAGCCCTTCGGCTTTACTGCCTACTATCCGGGCCCCGGTCTTGGTGGTCACTGCATTCCAATCGACCCGTTCTATCTGACTTGGAAAGCCCGTGAGTATGGTTTGCACACACGGTTTATCGAGCTTTCGGGTGAAGTCAACCAGGCTATGCCAGAGTACGTGCTGAACAAGCTGATGGACGGTCTGAATGAACGCGGCAAGCCTTTGAAAGGCAGTAAAGTTCTGGTGCTTGGTATCGCCTACAAGAAGAACGTAGATGATATGCGTGAGTCGCCTTCGGTTGAAATCATGGAGTTGATCGAGGCCAAAGGAGGCGTCGTAGGATATTCCGATCCCCACGTCCTGAAGTTTCCGAAGATGCGTGAGCACCACTTTGACCTTTCCAGTGAGCCTCTGACCGCAGAAGTCCTAAAGGCTTATGATGCTGTTATCCTGGCCACAGACCACGATAGGTTCGACTATGAGCTTATCAGTCAACATGCTCAACTGATCATCGATAGTCGTGGTAAATATCGCGCCCCTCAATCGAATATTATCAAAGCTTGA
- the wbpB gene encoding UDP-N-acetyl-2-amino-2-deoxy-D-glucuronate oxidase: MKRFALIGAAGYIAPRHMRAIKDTGNTLVSAYDINDSVGIIDSISPQSEFFTEFEFFLDHAHSLKRDPATALDYVSICSPNYLHQPHIAAGLRLGCDVICEKPLVPTPQQLDQLALIEQETGKRLFNILQLRHHQAIIALKDKVARENNPHKYEVDLTYITSRGKWYLQSWKGDPRKSFGVATNIGVHFYDMLHFIFGKLQRNVVHFTSEHKAAGYLEYEKARVRWFLSVDANDLPESVKGKKPTYRSITVNGEEMEFSEGFTDLHTTSYEEILAGRGYGIEDARHCVETVNTIRSAAITVAADNEAHPFVQALSR; encoded by the coding sequence ATGAAACGTTTTGCTCTAATTGGGGCCGCCGGATATATCGCCCCCCGCCATATGCGCGCCATTAAGGATACCGGCAATACATTGGTGTCCGCTTATGACATCAATGACTCGGTAGGTATCATCGACAGCATTTCACCGCAAAGCGAATTCTTTACCGAGTTCGAGTTCTTCCTTGATCACGCCCACAGCCTCAAGCGCGACCCAGCGACCGCCTTGGATTACGTGTCGATCTGCTCGCCCAACTACTTGCACCAACCGCACATTGCCGCCGGTCTGCGCCTGGGCTGTGACGTGATCTGCGAAAAACCGCTGGTGCCGACCCCGCAGCAGTTGGACCAGTTGGCCCTGATCGAGCAGGAAACCGGCAAGCGCCTGTTCAACATCCTGCAACTGCGCCATCACCAGGCAATCATTGCCTTGAAGGACAAGGTTGCCCGCGAGAACAACCCGCACAAGTACGAAGTCGACCTGACCTACATCACTTCCCGCGGCAAGTGGTACCTGCAAAGCTGGAAAGGTGACCCACGCAAGTCGTTCGGCGTAGCCACCAACATCGGCGTGCACTTCTACGACATGCTGCATTTCATCTTCGGCAAGCTGCAGCGTAACGTTGTGCACTTCACTTCCGAACACAAGGCGGCCGGTTATCTGGAGTACGAGAAAGCACGCGTACGCTGGTTCCTGTCGGTCGACGCCAACGACCTGCCGGAATCGGTGAAGGGCAAGAAGCCGACTTACCGTTCGATTACCGTCAACGGTGAGGAAATGGAGTTCTCCGAAGGCTTCACTGACCTGCACACCACCAGCTACGAGGAAATCCTGGCTGGGCGTGGGTATGGCATCGAGGATGCTCGCCACTGCGTGGAGACGGTCAATACCATTCGCAGTGCGGCCATCACCGTGGCAGCGGACAACGAAGCGCATCCGTTCGTCCAAGCCCTTTCTCGCTGA
- a CDS encoding acyltransferase family protein: protein MRHARNIRLDIQGLRAIAVLAVMLYHANSGWLKAGYVGVDIFFVISGFIITALLTERSDKVDLVSFYASRIKRILPAYFVMLVVVCALSALLFLPDDFAFFLDSLKSSALFTSNQYFSGFGSYFAPRADELPLLHTWSLAIEMQFYLFFPVLVICLPKQWRLMAFSLLAASLFAWSGYCGLGESLDGMYFALSARIPEFMVGAIVALLMRQRELPMLLASVFGGLGAILLAWAVLAIDKQHFPGFWSILPCVAAGLLIVARRGPVSALLATRPMVWIGGISYSLYLWHWPVLAFIRYYTGQYELTAAWLPIFVVSSVLLAWLSYRLVETPARKASGMRQVPKWAVAGAVVVLVVWGGQRVNASLVAPLPVELTRYAAPELICHGTQVGACKRGKADAEVSVLVIGDSHAAQLNYFFDQVGEEQGVAYRVLTASSCVPIPGFDFERLPVWAQKPCRAQIEAVARELPKVERVIIAGMWQYQMQSQAFAKAFAEFLVDTAGAHKHIVVLAQVPMFETDVQRVRRFTELGLPAPLTFNHEWQVANQQVQAIVDRTPGVRFLDFSNSSFFAAAPYQQGLLIYRDSHHLNEVGARRYGHYAAEQLQRAFDQPQSNVSLNP from the coding sequence ATGCGCCACGCGCGCAATATACGTCTCGATATTCAGGGCTTGCGTGCAATCGCGGTGCTGGCGGTCATGCTTTATCACGCCAATAGTGGCTGGCTGAAAGCCGGCTATGTTGGCGTCGACATCTTTTTTGTCATCTCTGGCTTCATCATAACGGCATTGTTGACCGAGCGAAGCGACAAGGTCGATCTCGTTTCATTCTATGCCAGCCGCATCAAGCGTATTCTGCCGGCGTATTTCGTCATGCTGGTGGTGGTGTGCGCGCTGTCCGCGCTTCTGTTTCTGCCTGATGACTTTGCATTTTTTCTCGACAGCCTGAAGTCCTCGGCACTGTTTACCAGCAACCAGTACTTCTCTGGCTTCGGCAGTTATTTCGCGCCGCGAGCCGATGAGTTGCCGCTTTTGCATACCTGGTCCTTGGCCATCGAGATGCAGTTCTATCTGTTCTTCCCAGTGCTGGTCATTTGCTTGCCAAAGCAATGGCGTCTCATGGCGTTTTCCTTGCTAGCCGCCAGTCTGTTTGCCTGGAGCGGCTACTGTGGACTGGGCGAATCGCTAGATGGGATGTACTTTGCCCTGTCGGCACGGATTCCCGAGTTCATGGTCGGTGCCATCGTTGCCTTGCTGATGCGCCAGCGCGAGCTACCCATGTTACTTGCAAGCGTGTTCGGTGGTCTGGGCGCAATTCTGCTGGCTTGGGCGGTGCTGGCTATCGATAAGCAACACTTCCCAGGCTTCTGGTCCATCCTGCCTTGTGTTGCGGCAGGGCTGCTCATCGTCGCCCGGCGTGGCCCGGTCAGCGCGTTGCTGGCCACTCGGCCGATGGTCTGGATCGGCGGCATTTCCTATTCGTTGTACCTGTGGCATTGGCCGGTGCTGGCGTTCATTCGCTATTACACGGGGCAGTACGAGCTGACGGCTGCATGGTTGCCGATTTTTGTGGTCAGCTCTGTACTGCTGGCATGGCTTTCCTATCGCTTGGTCGAAACACCCGCCAGAAAAGCTTCCGGCATGCGCCAGGTGCCCAAGTGGGCTGTAGCCGGTGCTGTGGTCGTGCTTGTGGTGTGGGGGGGGCAACGTGTCAACGCCTCGCTGGTCGCTCCGTTGCCTGTGGAACTCACCCGTTATGCTGCTCCAGAGCTTATTTGTCATGGCACCCAAGTGGGCGCGTGCAAGCGAGGCAAGGCGGATGCTGAAGTGTCCGTCCTGGTAATTGGCGATAGCCACGCTGCCCAATTGAACTACTTCTTTGACCAGGTGGGCGAAGAGCAGGGCGTCGCTTACCGTGTGCTCACTGCCAGCAGTTGCGTGCCTATCCCCGGCTTCGACTTTGAACGCCTGCCAGTTTGGGCGCAAAAACCTTGCCGCGCGCAGATCGAGGCCGTGGCACGTGAGTTGCCGAAGGTGGAGCGGGTGATCATCGCAGGCATGTGGCAGTACCAGATGCAGAGCCAAGCATTCGCCAAGGCGTTTGCTGAATTTCTCGTCGATACTGCAGGAGCCCATAAACACATCGTGGTGCTTGCTCAGGTACCAATGTTTGAAACGGACGTGCAGCGGGTAAGGCGCTTTACCGAGCTTGGCCTGCCGGCGCCATTGACATTCAATCACGAGTGGCAGGTTGCCAACCAGCAAGTTCAGGCCATTGTCGACCGCACGCCTGGTGTGCGTTTCCTGGACTTTTCCAATAGCAGCTTCTTTGCCGCTGCGCCTTATCAGCAAGGCTTGCTCATCTACCGTGACAGCCACCACCTCAACGAGGTAGGTGCAAGGCGTTATGGGCACTATGCTGCCGAGCAACTGCAGCGTGCTTTCGATCAACCTCAGTCCAATGTGAGTCTGAACCCATGA
- the wbpD gene encoding UDP-2-acetamido-3-amino-2,3-dideoxy-D-glucuronate N-acetyltransferase has protein sequence MNYYQHPSAIIDEGAQIGDNSRVWHFVHVCAGARIGVGVSLGQNVFVGNKVVIGDRCKIQNNVSVYDNVTLEEGVFCGPSMVFTNVYNPRSLIERKDQYLDTLVKKGATLGANCTIVCGVTIGEYAFVGAGAVINKDVPAYALMVGVPARQIGWMSEFGEQLQLNEQGEAFCSHTGARYVLNGKFLNKTDA, from the coding sequence ATGAATTACTATCAGCACCCAAGCGCAATCATCGATGAGGGCGCGCAGATCGGTGATAACTCCCGTGTCTGGCACTTTGTCCATGTTTGCGCGGGCGCCCGCATCGGTGTTGGCGTTTCGCTCGGTCAGAATGTGTTCGTGGGCAACAAAGTCGTGATCGGCGACCGCTGCAAGATCCAGAACAATGTTTCGGTCTACGACAATGTCACGCTGGAAGAGGGCGTGTTCTGTGGCCCCAGCATGGTCTTCACCAATGTCTATAATCCGCGTTCGCTGATCGAGCGCAAGGACCAGTACCTCGATACGCTGGTAAAAAAGGGCGCGACGCTTGGCGCCAATTGCACCATCGTCTGCGGCGTTACCATTGGTGAATATGCCTTCGTCGGTGCCGGCGCGGTCATCAACAAGGATGTACCGGCCTATGCATTGATGGTGGGTGTGCCCGCACGGCAGATTGGCTGGATGAGCGAATTTGGCGAGCAATTGCAGTTGAACGAGCAGGGCGAGGCCTTCTGCTCGCATACGGGGGCGCGCTACGTGCTGAACGGAAAATTTTTGAACAAGACGGATGCCTGA
- a CDS encoding DegT/DnrJ/EryC1/StrS family aminotransferase encodes MIEFIDLKSQQARIKDKIDAGIQRVLSHGQYILGPEVAELEEKLAQFVGAKHCITCANGTDALQIAQMALGIGPGDEVITPGFTYIATAETVALLGAKPVYVDIDPRTYNLDPQKLEAAITPRTKAIIPVSLYGQCADYDAINAIAAKYSIPVIEDAAQSFGATYKGKRSCNLTTIACTSFFPSKPLGCYGDGGAIFTNDDELAKVLRQIARHGQDRRYHHVRVGVNSRLDTLQAAILLPKLEVFEQELEQRQRIAKLYDESLKVLGINTAPYVEEWNTSAYAQYTILVGERDQLQEKLKKQGIPTAVHYPIPLNKQPAVADPSVQLPTGDRVADQVMSLPMHPYLDDETVATICAAVVG; translated from the coding sequence ATGATTGAATTCATTGACCTGAAAAGCCAGCAAGCACGTATCAAGGACAAGATCGATGCCGGTATCCAGCGTGTCTTGAGCCACGGCCAGTACATTCTCGGCCCAGAGGTAGCGGAACTCGAGGAAAAACTTGCTCAGTTTGTTGGTGCCAAACATTGCATAACCTGCGCCAATGGCACCGATGCCTTGCAGATCGCTCAAATGGCGCTGGGAATTGGGCCAGGTGACGAAGTCATAACACCAGGTTTCACCTATATTGCGACCGCCGAGACAGTCGCCTTACTCGGTGCAAAACCGGTGTATGTGGATATTGATCCACGCACGTATAATCTTGACCCGCAAAAGCTGGAAGCAGCAATTACCCCGCGTACGAAAGCTATCATTCCAGTTTCTCTATACGGACAATGTGCAGACTACGATGCGATTAATGCGATTGCCGCTAAATATTCAATCCCAGTAATCGAAGACGCAGCACAAAGCTTCGGCGCTACCTACAAAGGGAAACGCTCCTGCAACCTCACTACAATAGCGTGCACCAGCTTTTTTCCGAGCAAACCGCTGGGATGCTATGGGGACGGGGGCGCGATTTTTACCAATGATGACGAACTGGCCAAAGTACTACGCCAGATCGCCCGGCACGGGCAGGATCGCCGCTATCATCATGTGCGCGTGGGAGTTAATAGTCGCCTGGATACGCTGCAAGCGGCAATTCTCTTGCCCAAGCTTGAAGTTTTTGAGCAGGAGCTTGAGCAACGTCAGCGTATTGCAAAACTGTATGATGAGTCACTCAAGGTCCTAGGTATAAACACTGCTCCTTACGTGGAAGAGTGGAACACCAGTGCCTATGCTCAATATACAATTCTCGTTGGCGAGCGTGATCAGTTACAAGAGAAGTTAAAGAAGCAGGGAATTCCGACAGCTGTTCATTACCCTATCCCGTTGAACAAACAGCCTGCTGTGGCCGATCCAAGCGTCCAGTTACCTACGGGAGACCGCGTCGCAGACCAGGTCATGAGTTTGCCAATGCATCCTTATCTGGATGACGAGACTGTTGCAACTATTTGTGCAGCGGTAGTTGGCTAG
- a CDS encoding polymerase, protein MYISLKIDRAIFVNALYFFLYFFLLVWVNNNYIYMLYEYMGAASKPLDGVLLAYLFLLALLSSFLCGPRISKPGDIVVIFLVMIIVPHALVLNGANVFYPDASPFSGVCFSILLGSVVISLFNKVKFRSGNEDRGGGRKYLLCVSLINSFVLVFIILESSSYFSFDFSEQYLRRAIARDVFSAGSLEGYVASIGTQAFFPVLFAWGVYKKDKFFLWLGVINVFVLWGAFGQKYPFVVIALIYFLMAYFRRAGHVNVSWLLLAVIGLLLVGVLEYEALGYSYINDYFIRRAFTVPSTLLGGAETFVQVMGENKYSDTIFGAIFGDSKSEPVTFQIGRWMYNNPDNNANINFLAVAYLRLGYLAVVVEALVVSAIVFLLNFLYATRSTFTAMPIALLFATKIIEQSLPTVLLGSGVFFMLLLIMLMALSKRSVMRDRSAF, encoded by the coding sequence ATGTACATCTCTTTGAAAATTGACAGGGCGATTTTCGTTAACGCCCTTTACTTTTTTTTGTATTTTTTCTTGTTGGTGTGGGTGAATAATAATTATATTTATATGTTGTATGAATATATGGGGGCTGCCTCAAAACCATTAGATGGGGTATTGCTGGCGTATCTGTTTTTACTCGCGCTGCTTAGTTCGTTTTTATGTGGCCCAAGGATAAGCAAGCCGGGAGATATTGTTGTAATTTTTTTGGTCATGATTATTGTGCCGCATGCGTTAGTATTGAATGGCGCGAACGTTTTTTATCCTGACGCCAGTCCCTTTTCCGGAGTTTGTTTTTCTATTTTATTAGGAAGTGTCGTGATATCGCTTTTTAATAAGGTTAAGTTCCGTTCTGGTAATGAGGATAGGGGGGGCGGAAGAAAGTACTTGCTATGCGTATCATTGATAAACTCCTTTGTTCTGGTGTTTATAATATTGGAAAGCTCTTCATACTTTTCTTTCGATTTTTCAGAGCAGTATCTTCGACGCGCTATTGCACGAGATGTTTTCTCTGCCGGATCCCTAGAAGGGTATGTTGCCTCGATAGGGACGCAGGCGTTCTTTCCTGTTTTATTTGCGTGGGGTGTTTATAAGAAAGATAAATTTTTTCTTTGGTTAGGCGTTATTAACGTTTTTGTGCTTTGGGGAGCCTTCGGGCAGAAATATCCGTTTGTTGTTATTGCATTGATATACTTTTTAATGGCGTACTTTAGGCGAGCGGGACACGTTAATGTTTCCTGGCTCTTGCTGGCTGTAATAGGTTTGTTATTAGTTGGCGTTCTTGAGTACGAGGCTTTAGGATACTCTTATATTAATGATTACTTCATAAGGCGCGCATTTACTGTGCCATCAACTTTATTAGGTGGAGCAGAGACTTTTGTGCAGGTGATGGGGGAAAATAAATACAGTGACACGATTTTTGGCGCGATTTTTGGAGATTCCAAAAGTGAGCCGGTCACCTTTCAGATAGGTCGTTGGATGTACAACAATCCGGATAATAATGCAAATATTAATTTCCTGGCTGTAGCCTATCTACGACTCGGATATTTAGCGGTGGTCGTCGAGGCTTTAGTTGTCAGTGCCATTGTGTTCCTGCTCAATTTTTTATATGCAACACGGTCTACTTTTACGGCTATGCCCATCGCTTTGCTTTTTGCGACGAAAATAATTGAGCAATCTTTGCCAACAGTTCTCCTGGGGTCAGGCGTATTTTTTATGCTTCTTCTAATAATGCTGATGGCATTGTCGAAGCGAAGCGTAATGCGAGACAGGAGCGCATTTTGA
- a CDS encoding lipopolysaccharide biosynthesis protein, protein MNSAFFSRVRKVLVGTLGAQLVSLSVMLLLVRLYTPDELGFFNVWLSFATIMAVLVTARYELALFSGEKNDDSKALVKLILLIAIFLSIVSTLCLVLFGVFIEQVPSVVRSYSVGLAFVIFGMGINKAALSVLALQQEFNKLGVARILLAIAIALAQVIAGYFALGVSGLIYGQVAGVLLATIFVCLWFERTWLKKCWSVSFDTVKNTARKYRKFPQLSLPADLINTIASQLPIILIAARFGAEPAGLFALTMKIMGAPVTLLATSVLDVFKEQAARDYRNTGNCKSVFLKTFVALALLAIPPFLLFWWLGEWIFTFFFGVEWNESGKYAVLLIPMFYMRFVISPLSYTIYIAQKQQMDLVWQTALLLITCGCFLLAGDVLEALWWYSLSYAIMYAIYFAVSYRCAQGVPS, encoded by the coding sequence TTGAATAGCGCGTTCTTCTCTCGTGTCAGGAAGGTGCTAGTCGGCACGTTGGGCGCTCAATTGGTATCTTTGAGTGTGATGTTATTGCTGGTGCGTCTTTATACGCCCGATGAGTTAGGCTTTTTTAACGTTTGGCTTTCATTTGCTACCATTATGGCCGTTCTTGTGACAGCTCGTTATGAGTTGGCTCTTTTTAGCGGTGAAAAAAATGATGATTCCAAGGCGCTTGTAAAGTTAATACTTTTGATCGCTATCTTTCTCTCTATTGTTTCTACGCTATGTCTTGTTTTGTTTGGTGTATTTATAGAGCAAGTTCCTTCGGTTGTTAGATCTTATTCTGTTGGTCTGGCGTTTGTCATTTTTGGAATGGGGATCAATAAAGCCGCTCTCTCAGTATTGGCGCTGCAACAAGAGTTTAATAAGTTGGGCGTCGCAAGAATTCTCTTGGCAATAGCGATTGCTTTAGCTCAGGTGATTGCGGGGTACTTCGCTCTGGGTGTTTCAGGGTTAATTTATGGGCAAGTAGCAGGTGTGCTGTTAGCAACGATTTTTGTTTGCTTGTGGTTTGAGCGGACTTGGCTAAAAAAATGCTGGAGTGTTAGTTTTGACACGGTAAAAAATACAGCGCGTAAGTACAGAAAGTTCCCCCAGCTTTCATTGCCAGCAGACTTAATAAATACAATTGCCAGTCAATTGCCTATTATATTAATTGCTGCTCGATTTGGCGCTGAACCTGCGGGGTTGTTTGCACTTACCATGAAAATTATGGGTGCTCCGGTCACGTTGTTGGCTACATCAGTTTTGGATGTCTTTAAAGAGCAGGCTGCTAGGGATTATAGGAATACAGGTAACTGCAAGTCCGTCTTTCTTAAAACCTTCGTAGCTCTCGCGCTACTTGCCATTCCCCCATTCCTGCTTTTCTGGTGGTTGGGAGAATGGATCTTCACGTTTTTCTTTGGTGTGGAATGGAATGAATCTGGTAAGTACGCAGTGTTGCTAATTCCTATGTTCTACATGCGATTTGTTATAAGTCCATTAAGCTATACGATATATATCGCGCAAAAACAACAAATGGACTTGGTGTGGCAGACTGCATTGCTACTCATTACATGCGGATGCTTTTTGCTTGCAGGTGATGTGCTAGAAGCCCTGTGGTGGTACTCCCTGAGCTATGCAATAATGTATGCCATTTATTTCGCGGTGTCGTATCGCTGTGCTCAGGGAGTCCCCTCATGA
- the hisH gene encoding imidazole glycerol phosphate synthase subunit HisH, translating to MIVVVDYGVGNIASVLNMLKRVGAKAKASRLAEDIESAEKLILPGVGAFDAGMRTLRQSGLIDVLNHQALVVRKPVMGVCLGAQMLGRGSEEGDEPGLGWIDMDIKRFEKRAERKVPHMGWSHVSRNYEHPLVQGLTDESRFYFVHGYYMSPDNDQDTLLTADYGQKFTAAVAKNNIFGFQFHPEKSHRFGMQLFKNFVELA from the coding sequence ATGATTGTCGTTGTCGACTACGGGGTAGGAAACATTGCTTCAGTATTGAATATGCTTAAGCGGGTTGGTGCCAAAGCCAAGGCTTCCAGGCTGGCTGAAGATATTGAGAGCGCAGAAAAGCTTATTCTGCCTGGCGTGGGGGCTTTTGACGCTGGAATGAGGACGCTGCGTCAAAGTGGCCTAATAGATGTTCTCAATCACCAGGCACTTGTCGTTCGAAAACCTGTTATGGGGGTGTGCCTGGGGGCGCAAATGTTGGGGCGTGGCTCTGAAGAAGGAGACGAGCCAGGACTCGGGTGGATCGACATGGATATCAAACGGTTCGAAAAGCGTGCCGAAAGGAAGGTGCCGCATATGGGCTGGAGCCATGTTTCGCGAAATTATGAACATCCCTTGGTGCAGGGGCTGACTGATGAAAGTCGTTTTTATTTCGTTCATGGGTATTACATGTCGCCTGATAACGATCAGGACACACTTTTGACTGCTGATTATGGGCAGAAGTTTACTGCGGCGGTCGCTAAAAATAACATTTTTGGGTTTCAGTTCCATCCGGAGAAAAGTCACCGGTTTGGAATGCAGTTATTCAAAAATTTTGTAGAGCTAGCCTGA